In the genome of Magnolia sinica isolate HGM2019 chromosome 2, MsV1, whole genome shotgun sequence, one region contains:
- the LOC131233138 gene encoding uncharacterized protein LOC131233138 — translation MKGRGGGGRAGNGGNPTDLLVCFPSRAHLTLMPKPICSPSRPSTEPSKRHHQRPRGQASPLFRTKPSKPNTSDISEPTSPKVTCAGQIKVRPKPTSTSSSCKNWQSVMEEIEKLHNSNHRKSKKKPTWLDSLGLKKDIMQFLTALRSLRFDLRCFGSFHGSVVGSDISSDEEEDEEDEGQEERESSPSRTIFSKWFMVLQENQSHGPGKEIGGGAEERGESADGPDDPVAPPSNALLLMRCRSAPAKGWLGGERGGGGEERKAKEEEESARTILEEEKEKEKLVLMSYAPDFFKVSSDIARETWVVGRRDPFSRSRSWKR, via the coding sequence ATgaaaggaagaggaggaggaggaagagcaggaaaTGGAGGAAACCCAACAGATCTCCTTGTCTGTTTTCCATCTAGAGCCCATCTCACACTCATGCCAAAGCCCATCTGCAGCCCATCTCGACCGTCCACAGAGCCCAGCAAGCGCCACCATCAACGGCCCAGAGGGCAAGCTAGTCCACTCTTCAGAACGAAGCCCAGCAAGCCCAACACCTCCGACATCTCCGAACCCACATCCCCAAAAGTCACCTGCGCTGGTCAGATCAAAGTCAGGCCCAAGCCCACCTCGACATCTTCTTCCTGCAAGAACTGGCAGTCTGTCATGGAAGAGATTGAGAAGCTCCACAACAGCAACCATAGAAAAAGCAAAAAGAAGCCCACGTGGCTCGATTCTCTGGGCCTGAAAAAGGACATCATGCAGTTCTTGACTGCACTTAGGAGCCTGCGTTTCGATCTGAGGTGTTTTGGGTCTTTTCATGGGTCTGTTGTGGGTTCTGATATCTCTTCagatgaggaagaagatgaggaagatgaagggcaggaagagagagaaagcagCCCTTCCAGGACTATCTTTTCGAAATGGTTCATGGTCTTGCAGGAAAACCAGAGTCATGGGCCGGGGAAAGAGAtaggaggaggagctgaagagAGAGGTGAATCTGCTGATGGGCCTGATGATCCTGTTGCACCACCGTCCAATGCTCTTTTGCTCATGAGGTGTAGGTCTGCACCTGCAAAAGGGTGGTTGGGAGGCGAGAGAGGAGGAgggggagaagaaagaaaggcgAAAGAAGAGGAGGAGAGTGCAAGAACGATATTGgaggaagagaaggagaaggagaagctgGTTTTGATGAGCTATGCTCCTGATTTCTTTAAGGTATCTTCTGATATTGCAAGGGAGACTTGGGTTGTTGGGAGGAGAGATCCTTTCTCAAGGAGTCGAAGTTGGAAGAGATGA
- the LOC131233148 gene encoding protein SCO1 homolog 2, mitochondrial isoform X1 — MLASHFQKHSRLSLNLLLLQRSGPFRRFQFRGYAASPNSEDKRLHTIDKSLHSQPWSWSTYAVPAGLLVIAGAGMFVHYNDERRAIPKGSHQGTGNNQNTIKGPAIGGPFRLIDMNNNVVTDRDLRGNWVLMYFGYTSSPDVGPKEIQKMAKAIDILGPESQQNLKIKPVFISIDPLRDSPSHLRAYLKEFDRRIVGLTGSIDAIRQIAQEFRVYFKKVEEDGEDYLIQSSHNMYLMDPNMEIVRCFGVEYDAEQLAEAILKEVKKASSSDKQV, encoded by the exons GTCAGGTCCCTTTAGAAGATTTCAATTCCGTGGTTATGCTGCATCTCCAAATTCCGAGGACAAGAGGCTCCACACCATTGACAAATCATTACATTCTCAGCCGTGGTCATGGAGTACTTATGCTGTT CCAGCAGGTTTGCTAGTGATTGCGGGAGCTGGCATGTTTGTCCACTATAACGATGAGAGGAGAGCAATTCCAAAAG GATCACATCAAGGAACAGGGAACAACCAAAATACCATCAAAGGACCTGCAATTGGAGGCCCATTTAGGCTTATTGATATGAACAACAATGTGGTAACCGATAGAGACCTTCGAGGAAATTGGGTACTCATGTACTTCGGATATACTTCTTCTCCAGATGTCGGCCCCAAGGAAATTCAAAAGATGGCCAAGGCCATTGACATACTAGGTCCAG AGTCTCAACAGAATCTGAAGATCAAACCAGTTTTCATCTCTATTGATCCTCTAAGGGATTCCCCTTCACATCTCCGAGCATACCTCAAAG AATTTGATCGGAGAATAGTTGGATTGACGGGATCTATTGATGCAATAAGGCAGATTGCACAGGAGTTCCGTGTTTATTTTAAAAAGgttgaggaagatggtgaagatTATCTCATCCAATCTTCACACAACAT GTACCTGATGGACCCAAACATGGAAATAGTGAGATGTTTCGGGGTGGAGTATGATGCAGAGCAATTGGCTGAAGCCATACTGAAGGAAGTGAAGAAAGCTTCTAGTTCAGATAAACAAGTGTAA
- the LOC131233148 gene encoding protein SCO1 homolog 2, mitochondrial isoform X2: protein MLASHFQKHSRLSLNLLLLQRSGPFRRFQFRGYAASPNSEDKRLHTIDKSLHSQPWSWSTYAVPAGLLVIAGAGMFVHYNDERRAIPKGSHQGTGNNQNTIKGPAIGGPFRLIDMNNNVVTDRDLRGNWVLMYFGYTSSPDVGPKEIQKMAKAIDILESQQNLKIKPVFISIDPLRDSPSHLRAYLKEFDRRIVGLTGSIDAIRQIAQEFRVYFKKVEEDGEDYLIQSSHNMYLMDPNMEIVRCFGVEYDAEQLAEAILKEVKKASSSDKQV, encoded by the exons GTCAGGTCCCTTTAGAAGATTTCAATTCCGTGGTTATGCTGCATCTCCAAATTCCGAGGACAAGAGGCTCCACACCATTGACAAATCATTACATTCTCAGCCGTGGTCATGGAGTACTTATGCTGTT CCAGCAGGTTTGCTAGTGATTGCGGGAGCTGGCATGTTTGTCCACTATAACGATGAGAGGAGAGCAATTCCAAAAG GATCACATCAAGGAACAGGGAACAACCAAAATACCATCAAAGGACCTGCAATTGGAGGCCCATTTAGGCTTATTGATATGAACAACAATGTGGTAACCGATAGAGACCTTCGAGGAAATTGGGTACTCATGTACTTCGGATATACTTCTTCTCCAGATGTCGGCCCCAAGGAAATTCAAAAGATGGCCAAGGCCATTGACATACTAG AGTCTCAACAGAATCTGAAGATCAAACCAGTTTTCATCTCTATTGATCCTCTAAGGGATTCCCCTTCACATCTCCGAGCATACCTCAAAG AATTTGATCGGAGAATAGTTGGATTGACGGGATCTATTGATGCAATAAGGCAGATTGCACAGGAGTTCCGTGTTTATTTTAAAAAGgttgaggaagatggtgaagatTATCTCATCCAATCTTCACACAACAT GTACCTGATGGACCCAAACATGGAAATAGTGAGATGTTTCGGGGTGGAGTATGATGCAGAGCAATTGGCTGAAGCCATACTGAAGGAAGTGAAGAAAGCTTCTAGTTCAGATAAACAAGTGTAA
- the LOC131233148 gene encoding protein SCO1 homolog 2, mitochondrial isoform X3 yields the protein MLHLQIPRTRGSTPLTNHYILSRGHGVLMLLLLVVGVTYSGLHEMLVSLQPAGLLVIAGAGMFVHYNDERRAIPKGSHQGTGNNQNTIKGPAIGGPFRLIDMNNNVVTDRDLRGNWVLMYFGYTSSPDVGPKEIQKMAKAIDILGPESQQNLKIKPVFISIDPLRDSPSHLRAYLKEFDRRIVGLTGSIDAIRQIAQEFRVYFKKVEEDGEDYLIQSSHNMYLMDPNMEIVRCFGVEYDAEQLAEAILKEVKKASSSDKQV from the exons ATGCTGCATCTCCAAATTCCGAGGACAAGAGGCTCCACACCATTGACAAATCATTACATTCTCAGCCGTGGTCATGGAGTACTTATGCTGTT ATTGCTAGTTGTTGGAGTAACCTATTCAGGTTTGCATGAAATGTTGGTTTCTTTGCAGCCAGCAGGTTTGCTAGTGATTGCGGGAGCTGGCATGTTTGTCCACTATAACGATGAGAGGAGAGCAATTCCAAAAG GATCACATCAAGGAACAGGGAACAACCAAAATACCATCAAAGGACCTGCAATTGGAGGCCCATTTAGGCTTATTGATATGAACAACAATGTGGTAACCGATAGAGACCTTCGAGGAAATTGGGTACTCATGTACTTCGGATATACTTCTTCTCCAGATGTCGGCCCCAAGGAAATTCAAAAGATGGCCAAGGCCATTGACATACTAGGTCCAG AGTCTCAACAGAATCTGAAGATCAAACCAGTTTTCATCTCTATTGATCCTCTAAGGGATTCCCCTTCACATCTCCGAGCATACCTCAAAG AATTTGATCGGAGAATAGTTGGATTGACGGGATCTATTGATGCAATAAGGCAGATTGCACAGGAGTTCCGTGTTTATTTTAAAAAGgttgaggaagatggtgaagatTATCTCATCCAATCTTCACACAACAT GTACCTGATGGACCCAAACATGGAAATAGTGAGATGTTTCGGGGTGGAGTATGATGCAGAGCAATTGGCTGAAGCCATACTGAAGGAAGTGAAGAAAGCTTCTAGTTCAGATAAACAAGTGTAA